In Malaclemys terrapin pileata isolate rMalTer1 chromosome 10, rMalTer1.hap1, whole genome shotgun sequence, the following are encoded in one genomic region:
- the TNFRSF13B gene encoding tumor necrosis factor receptor superfamily member 13B isoform X2: MECSKRPGFYYDELLRRCISCSGVCGQHPSQCLQFCENKLVTTSSRMVALEQKLGSDQDQWLVVYLLLALCLCTMICSLLVGWTHFKRRGAEVSCQPTPGTCHKREDSSKDHLVEAGSVGGGSIGSRLPEPVETCGFCFPEQGPAMQETKACHSSFYHPGARATASQAGISCTGSAGAIPTPEDGHFKIICSPSQEKTPMT, encoded by the exons ATGGAATGCAGCAAGCGACCCGGCTTCTACTACGACGAGCTCTTGAGAAGATGCATCAGCTGCTCGGGCGTCTGTGGGCAGCACCCAAGCCAGTGTCTCCAGTTCTGTGAGA ATAAACTGGTAACTACCTCATCCAGAATGGTTGCTCTGGAGCAGAAGCTAGGTAGTGATCAGGACCAATGGCTGGTTGTCTACCTGCTGCTGGCGCTCTGCCTTTGCACCATGATCTGCTCTTTGCTGGTGGGCTGGACCCACTTCAAAAGGAGGGGAGCGGAGGTCTCCTGCCAGCCCACCCCTGGGACCTGCCACAAGAGGGAGGACTCCTCAAAAG ATCACTTAGTGGAAGCGGGGAGCGTTGGAGGCGGCTCCATTGGGAGCAGACTACCAGAGCCTGTGGAAACCTGTGGCTTCTGCTTCCCTGAACAAGGGCCTGCCATGCAGGAGACTAAAGCATGTCACAGCTCCTTCTATCATCCTGGAGCAAGGGCTACTGCCTCGCAGGCTGGGATATCCTGCACAGGAAGTGCTGGGGCTATCCCCACCCCTGAGGATGGCCATTTCAAAATCATATGCTCCCCATCACAAGAGAAGACACCGATGACATGA
- the TNFRSF13B gene encoding tumor necrosis factor receptor superfamily member 13B isoform X1: MLLMCPRWKAMTNCTEQQYWDNLLCQCISCRLACNSPSVERCTTFCVSMECSKRPGFYYDELLRRCISCSGVCGQHPSQCLQFCENKLVTTSSRMVALEQKLGSDQDQWLVVYLLLALCLCTMICSLLVGWTHFKRRGAEVSCQPTPGTCHKREDSSKDHLVEAGSVGGGSIGSRLPEPVETCGFCFPEQGPAMQETKACHSSFYHPGARATASQAGISCTGSAGAIPTPEDGHFKIICSPSQEKTPMT; encoded by the exons ATGCTTTTGATGTGCCCAAGGTGGAAGGCCATGACCAATTGCACAGAGCAGCAGTACTGGGACAATCTCCTGTGCCAATGCATCTCCTGCAGACTTGCATGTAATTCACCCAGTGTGGAGAGATGCACTACCTTCTGCG TGTCAATGGAATGCAGCAAGCGACCCGGCTTCTACTACGACGAGCTCTTGAGAAGATGCATCAGCTGCTCGGGCGTCTGTGGGCAGCACCCAAGCCAGTGTCTCCAGTTCTGTGAGA ATAAACTGGTAACTACCTCATCCAGAATGGTTGCTCTGGAGCAGAAGCTAGGTAGTGATCAGGACCAATGGCTGGTTGTCTACCTGCTGCTGGCGCTCTGCCTTTGCACCATGATCTGCTCTTTGCTGGTGGGCTGGACCCACTTCAAAAGGAGGGGAGCGGAGGTCTCCTGCCAGCCCACCCCTGGGACCTGCCACAAGAGGGAGGACTCCTCAAAAG ATCACTTAGTGGAAGCGGGGAGCGTTGGAGGCGGCTCCATTGGGAGCAGACTACCAGAGCCTGTGGAAACCTGTGGCTTCTGCTTCCCTGAACAAGGGCCTGCCATGCAGGAGACTAAAGCATGTCACAGCTCCTTCTATCATCCTGGAGCAAGGGCTACTGCCTCGCAGGCTGGGATATCCTGCACAGGAAGTGCTGGGGCTATCCCCACCCCTGAGGATGGCCATTTCAAAATCATATGCTCCCCATCACAAGAGAAGACACCGATGACATGA